One part of the Coffea eugenioides isolate CCC68of chromosome 10, Ceug_1.0, whole genome shotgun sequence genome encodes these proteins:
- the LOC113750766 gene encoding uncharacterized protein LOC113750766, with protein sequence MTAVVCRKRSFLEDIQSPSPLPITKKLRCFSLPHPVQVSPRQQRPTSPTLLDRPIIAFPDMDREHLEKAVEECGSSDLDSTIKKLHELRLGCQATMSRDVCTASNILPVDGAG encoded by the coding sequence ATGACTGCTGTAGTTTGTCGAAAGAGATCTTTCTTGGAAGATATTCAATCGCCGTCTCCCCTGCCCATCACCAAGAAGCTCCGCTGCTTTTCCCTGCCTCATCCCGTTCAGGTTTCACCGCGGCAGCAGCGGCCAACCTCGCCAACCCTTCTTGATCGGCCGATAATTGCTTTTCCTGACATGGATCGTGAGCATCTTGAGAAAGCAGTGGAAGAATGCGGCAGTAGCGACTTGGATTCCACTATTAAAAAGCTGCATGAGCTTCGCCTTGGATGTCAAGCAACCATGTCGAGAGATGTTTGCACGGCGAGCAATATTCTTCCTGTCGATGGAGCGGGATAG
- the LOC113750767 gene encoding uncharacterized protein LOC113750767 — protein sequence MMKATSIEDARSRATKVLESLEKSISARVRADAAEVFDKEQISMKEKIEGIVKENGILKRAVAIQHERQKDYDGRNQEVQQLKQLVAQYQEQLRSLEAKNYALRMYQRQADHQGNSMIPGHFNPDVF from the coding sequence ATGATGAAAGCTACGAGCATAGAGGATGCCAGATCCCGTGCCACGAAGGTCTTGGAGAGCTTAGAGAAATCCATCAGTGCCCGTGTCCGAGCCGATGCAGCAGAGGTTTTTGACAAGGAACAGATTTCGATGAAGGAGAAAATTGAAGGGATTGTGAAAGAGAATGGGATTCTGAAAAGGGCTGTGGCCATCCAGCATGAAAGGCAGAAGGATTACGATGGAAGAAATCAAGAAGTGCAGCAGCTGAAGCAACTGGTGGCTCAGTATCAAGAACAGTTGAGAAGTCTTGAGGCGAAGAATTATGCCTTGAGAATGTACCAGCGCCAGGCTGATCACCAAGGCAACTCTATGATCCCTGGTCACTTTAATCCGGATGTCTTTTAA